One stretch of Microbacterium terrae DNA includes these proteins:
- the sufD gene encoding Fe-S cluster assembly protein SufD — protein MTATTQAPVTAPDSRAPGSTPHTDGAWSVIPVQTRSERPTSFDPEDFGAPTGREVNWKHTPVDRVVALFADEPTEDGDDLAIAYGVDAVADHLVESTGHDAAVRGEHFRPEDLPSAIAWKRCANALHLRLAADEELAEPLNVDLVGRGAERHGNAHIIVEALPNSRGTVVLHHSGSAQYAQNVEIIVRDGAALTVISVQRWDDDAVHAASHQARVDRDATLRHIVVSFGGGVVRVNPSVELAGPGARGELYGLSYADAGQHLESQVYLHHKGPDTTGDVLYKGALQGAGAHSVWIGDVLIGPDAAGTDSYEANRNLVLTEGARADSIPNLEIETGDIRGAGHASATGRFDDEQLFYLQARGIAEDEARRLVVLGFLAEIVQKIGVPSLEEELFVAIEAELAQEAAR, from the coding sequence ATGACGGCCACGACGCAGGCGCCTGTGACGGCGCCCGATTCCCGCGCGCCGGGTTCCACCCCCCACACCGACGGAGCATGGTCGGTCATCCCGGTCCAGACCCGTTCCGAGCGTCCCACGTCGTTCGACCCCGAGGACTTCGGCGCCCCGACCGGACGCGAGGTGAACTGGAAGCACACTCCGGTCGACCGTGTCGTCGCGCTGTTCGCCGATGAGCCGACCGAGGACGGTGACGACCTCGCGATCGCGTACGGCGTCGACGCGGTCGCGGATCACCTCGTCGAGTCGACCGGTCACGACGCGGCGGTCCGCGGCGAGCACTTCCGCCCCGAGGACCTTCCGAGCGCGATCGCGTGGAAGCGCTGCGCGAACGCTCTCCACCTGCGCCTCGCCGCCGACGAAGAGCTCGCCGAGCCGCTGAACGTCGACCTCGTCGGTCGGGGCGCAGAGCGTCATGGCAACGCGCACATCATCGTCGAGGCGCTGCCGAACTCGCGCGGCACGGTGGTGCTGCACCACTCCGGGTCGGCGCAGTACGCGCAGAACGTCGAGATCATCGTGCGCGACGGCGCGGCCCTCACCGTGATCTCGGTGCAGCGGTGGGACGACGACGCGGTGCACGCGGCATCCCACCAGGCACGCGTCGACCGCGACGCGACCCTGCGCCACATCGTCGTGAGCTTCGGCGGCGGCGTCGTTCGCGTGAACCCGAGCGTCGAGCTCGCCGGCCCCGGCGCGCGCGGCGAGCTGTACGGCCTCAGCTACGCCGACGCCGGGCAGCACCTCGAGAGCCAGGTCTACCTGCACCACAAGGGGCCCGACACCACCGGCGACGTGCTCTACAAGGGCGCGCTCCAGGGGGCGGGTGCGCACAGCGTCTGGATCGGCGACGTGCTGATCGGGCCCGACGCCGCCGGCACCGACTCGTACGAGGCGAACCGCAACCTCGTGCTCACCGAGGGTGCTCGCGCGGACTCCATCCCGAACCTCGAGATCGAGACGGGCGACATCCGGGGCGCGGGTCACGCGTCGGCTACGGGTCGCTTCGACGACGAGCAGCTGTTCTACCTGCAGGCGCGCGGGATCGCCGAAGACGAGGCGCGACGCCTCGTCGTGCTCGGCTTCCTCGCCGAGATCGTCCAGAAGATCGGGGTGCCCTCCCTCGAGGAGGAGCTCTTCGTCGCCATCGAGGCCGAACTGGCACAGGAGGCCGCCCGATGA
- a CDS encoding heme o synthase — protein MDITTTAGTGVSPQTPRGSRQSLGTTIRAYVALTKPRVMELLLVTTVPVMILAAGGLPDLWLVAATVLGGAASAGSAAAFNMYLDRDIDAHMRRTENRPLVTGEVTPRGALVFAWSLAAGSTVWLWLTTNWLAAVLSAGAIFFYVVIYTMILKRRTEQNIVWGGIAGCFPVLIGWTAVTGSLAWPPVILFVLVFLWTPPHYWPLSMKYKADYDEVDVPMLGATRNGSQVGLQVILYAWATVVCSLLLIPVADMGLVYIVSSVVFGGWFIYESHVLYNRAVRGTEPKPMRVFHASITYLTLLFVAIAVDPLLPF, from the coding sequence ATGGACATCACGACGACGGCCGGTACGGGCGTCTCCCCTCAGACCCCTCGGGGGTCCCGCCAGTCGTTGGGAACGACGATCCGCGCATACGTGGCGCTGACGAAGCCCCGCGTGATGGAGCTGCTCCTCGTCACGACCGTCCCGGTGATGATCCTCGCCGCCGGCGGCCTGCCCGATCTGTGGCTCGTCGCCGCGACCGTCCTCGGCGGCGCTGCGAGCGCCGGCTCAGCCGCCGCGTTCAACATGTACCTCGACCGCGACATCGATGCGCACATGCGTCGCACCGAGAACCGGCCCCTCGTCACCGGCGAGGTGACGCCGCGCGGCGCGCTGGTGTTCGCGTGGTCGCTCGCGGCAGGCTCGACGGTCTGGCTGTGGCTCACCACGAACTGGCTGGCCGCCGTGCTCTCCGCCGGGGCGATCTTCTTCTACGTCGTCATCTACACGATGATCCTCAAGCGCCGCACCGAGCAGAACATCGTCTGGGGCGGCATCGCCGGCTGCTTCCCGGTGCTCATCGGCTGGACCGCGGTGACCGGTTCGCTCGCGTGGCCGCCGGTCATCCTCTTCGTCCTCGTCTTCCTCTGGACGCCGCCGCATTACTGGCCGCTGTCGATGAAGTACAAGGCCGACTACGACGAGGTCGACGTGCCGATGCTCGGCGCGACCCGCAACGGATCGCAGGTCGGGCTCCAGGTCATCCTGTACGCATGGGCGACCGTGGTCTGCTCGCTGCTGCTCATCCCGGTCGCCGACATGGGGCTCGTCTACATCGTGTCGTCCGTCGTCTTCGGCGGCTGGTTCATCTACGAGTCGCACGTGCTCTACAACCGCGCGGTGCGCGGCACCGAGCCGAAGCCCATGCGCGTCTTCCACGCGTCGATCACGTACCTGACGCTGCTGTTCGTCGCGATCGCGGTCGACCCGCTCCTGCCGTTCTGA
- the sufB gene encoding Fe-S cluster assembly protein SufB: MSDVLIDRPELESLGVYEFGWHDADAAGAVAKRGIDESVVRGISSLKNEPEWMLKTRLKGYQLFGRKPMPTWGADLSEIDFDNIKYFVRSTEKQAGSWEELPEEIRNTYEKLGIPEAERQRLVAGVAAQYESEVVYHQIREDLEQQGVIFMDTDTALREHPEFFQEYFGTVIPAGDNKFAALNTAVWSGGSFVYVPKGVHVEIPLQAYFRINTENMGQFERTLIIADEDSYVHYIEGCTAPIYKSDSLHSAVVEIIVKKNARVRYTTIQNWSNNVYNLVTKRAVAHEGATMEWVDGNIGSKVTMKYPSIFLMGEHAKGETLSVAFAGPGQHQDAGAKMIHMAPYTQSSIVSKSIARGGGRAGYRGEVRVDANAHHSANTVRCDALLVDTISRSDTYPAIDIRVDDVQLGHEATVSKVSEEQLFYLQSRGMPEDEAMAMIVRGFIEPIARELPMEYAMELNKLIEMGMEGSVG; encoded by the coding sequence ATGTCCGATGTGCTGATCGACCGCCCGGAGCTGGAGAGCCTGGGTGTCTACGAGTTCGGCTGGCACGACGCCGACGCCGCAGGAGCCGTCGCCAAGCGCGGCATCGACGAGAGCGTCGTGCGCGGCATCTCGTCGCTCAAGAACGAACCCGAGTGGATGCTGAAGACCCGCCTCAAGGGCTACCAGCTGTTCGGCCGCAAGCCGATGCCCACCTGGGGCGCCGATCTCAGCGAGATCGACTTCGACAACATCAAGTACTTCGTGCGCTCGACGGAGAAGCAGGCCGGCTCCTGGGAGGAGCTGCCCGAGGAGATCCGCAACACGTACGAGAAGCTCGGCATCCCCGAGGCGGAGCGTCAGCGTCTCGTCGCCGGTGTCGCCGCGCAGTACGAGTCCGAGGTGGTGTACCACCAGATCCGCGAGGACCTCGAGCAGCAGGGTGTCATCTTCATGGACACCGACACGGCGCTGCGCGAGCACCCGGAGTTCTTCCAGGAATACTTCGGCACCGTGATCCCGGCGGGCGACAACAAGTTCGCCGCGCTCAACACGGCGGTCTGGTCGGGCGGTTCGTTCGTGTACGTGCCCAAGGGCGTCCACGTCGAGATCCCGCTGCAGGCGTACTTCCGCATCAACACCGAGAACATGGGTCAGTTCGAGCGGACGCTCATCATCGCCGACGAGGACTCCTACGTCCACTACATCGAGGGCTGCACCGCCCCGATCTACAAGAGCGACTCGCTGCACTCGGCCGTGGTCGAGATCATCGTCAAGAAGAACGCCCGCGTGCGCTACACGACGATCCAGAACTGGTCGAACAACGTCTACAACCTCGTCACCAAGCGCGCCGTCGCCCACGAGGGCGCGACGATGGAGTGGGTCGATGGGAACATCGGCTCGAAGGTCACGATGAAGTACCCGTCGATCTTCCTGATGGGGGAGCACGCCAAGGGTGAGACCCTGTCGGTCGCGTTCGCGGGCCCCGGCCAGCACCAGGACGCCGGCGCGAAGATGATCCACATGGCGCCGTACACGCAGTCGTCGATCGTCTCGAAGTCGATCGCGCGCGGCGGCGGGCGGGCCGGCTACCGCGGCGAGGTGCGGGTCGACGCGAACGCGCACCACTCGGCCAACACCGTCCGCTGCGACGCGCTGCTGGTCGACACGATCTCGCGCAGCGACACCTACCCGGCGATCGACATCCGCGTCGACGACGTGCAGCTCGGCCACGAGGCGACCGTCTCGAAGGTCAGCGAGGAGCAGCTCTTCTACCTGCAGTCGCGCGGCATGCCCGAAGACGAGGCGATGGCCATGATCGTGCGCGGCTTCATCGAGCCGATCGCCCGCGAACTTCCCATGGAATACGCCATGGAGCTCAACAAGCTCATCGAGATGGGCATGGAAGGATCGGTCGGCTAG
- a CDS encoding COX15/CtaA family protein, whose amino-acid sequence MTTSSVLHAPETGVAIGRPLRVLAWLSFLAEVIIIGTGGAVRLTGSGLGCSEWPLCTPDSLVPIPEQQGIHGIIEFGNRTMTGVVGLLALAVLLLTLRALGTGLVKRALLFAAGGIALGVAAFAVTAPFDLPAFGFFSGALLLAVVVAMIDSLRRTPRRHDLAALAWVVLAGVMAQAVVGGIAVLTELNAFVVGFHYTASLMLVCVTAAYLVRMDAADGPRERVVPAWFAILAHVTGLALAVTILFGVLTTGSGPHSGDVNIIRTGFDATVLAHVHSWPGYILAALVATLAVSAWTLKLPVRGWTLVLAAAILVQIGVGIWQAREGLPEVLVGIHMVLASLSAAAYTVLVLKLKEPVPAAAV is encoded by the coding sequence ATGACCACGAGTTCCGTCCTGCACGCTCCGGAGACCGGCGTGGCGATCGGCAGACCGCTGCGGGTGCTCGCGTGGCTCTCGTTCCTCGCCGAGGTCATCATCATCGGAACGGGCGGAGCCGTCAGACTCACCGGATCAGGGCTGGGCTGCTCGGAGTGGCCGCTGTGCACGCCCGACTCGCTCGTGCCCATCCCCGAGCAGCAGGGCATCCACGGCATCATCGAGTTCGGCAACCGCACGATGACGGGCGTCGTGGGTCTCCTCGCGCTGGCCGTGCTCCTGCTCACCCTCCGCGCGCTCGGCACCGGACTGGTCAAGCGCGCCCTGCTCTTCGCCGCCGGCGGCATCGCCCTCGGCGTCGCCGCATTCGCGGTGACGGCGCCGTTCGACCTTCCGGCGTTCGGATTCTTCTCCGGCGCACTTCTGCTGGCCGTGGTGGTCGCGATGATCGATTCGCTGCGTCGCACCCCTCGTCGACACGATCTCGCCGCCCTCGCATGGGTCGTGCTCGCCGGGGTCATGGCGCAAGCGGTCGTCGGCGGCATCGCGGTGCTCACCGAACTCAACGCCTTCGTCGTGGGCTTCCACTACACCGCGTCGCTGATGCTGGTGTGCGTGACCGCGGCGTACCTCGTGCGGATGGATGCAGCGGACGGCCCGCGCGAGCGGGTGGTGCCGGCCTGGTTCGCGATCCTCGCCCACGTCACGGGTCTCGCCCTCGCCGTCACCATCCTCTTCGGCGTGCTCACCACCGGATCGGGGCCCCACTCGGGAGACGTGAACATCATCCGCACCGGGTTCGACGCGACCGTGCTCGCACACGTCCACTCCTGGCCGGGATACATCCTCGCGGCTCTCGTCGCGACACTCGCGGTCTCCGCCTGGACCCTGAAGCTTCCGGTCCGAGGATGGACGCTCGTGCTCGCCGCCGCGATCCTGGTGCAGATCGGCGTCGGGATCTGGCAGGCGAGAGAAGGACTGCCCGAGGTCCTCGTCGGCATCCACATGGTGCTCGCGTCGCTGTCGGCCGCCGCGTACACGGTGCTGGTGCTGAAGCTGAAGGAGCCGGTCCCTGCCGCAGCAGTGTGA